The Falco peregrinus isolate bFalPer1 chromosome 1, bFalPer1.pri, whole genome shotgun sequence genome has a window encoding:
- the TSPAN14 gene encoding tetraspanin-14: MHYYRYSNAEVSCWYKYLLFSYNIVFWLAGVAFLAAGLWAWSEKGVLSDLTKVTGLHGLDPVVLVLLVGIVMFTLGFAGCVGALRENICLLKFFCGAIVFIFLLELAVAVLAFLFQDWVRDRVKEFFENNIKSYRDDIDLQNLIDSLQKINHCCGAQGPDDWDFNIYFNCSSESKSREKCGVPFSCCIPDPAQKVVNTQCGYDVRKKSKSQWDDQIFVKGCILALEAWLPRNIYIVAGVFIAISLLQIFGIFLARTLISDIEAVKAGNAF, from the exons cTAGCTGGGGTGGCCTTCCTTGCAGCTGGTCTCTGGGCATGGAGTGAAAAG GGTGTATTGTCTGATCTGACGAAGGTGACTGGTCTTCATGGTCTGGACCCAGTGGTTCTTGTCTTACTGGTGGGAATAGTGATGTTTACATTGGGATTTGCTGGTTGTGTAGGGGCACTGAGAGAAAACATCTGCCTTCTGAAGTTT ttctgtgGAGCTATTGTGTTTATAttcctgctggagctggcagtggCAGTTTTGGCTTTCCTGTTCCAGGACTGGGTGAGGGACAGGGTCAAGGAGTTCTTTGAGAATAACATTAAATCCTACCGCGACGATATTGACCTCCAGAACCTCATTGATTCGCTACAGAAAATT AACCATTGCTGTGGTGCCCAGGGTCCAGATGACTGGGACTTTAACATATACTTCAActgcagcagtgaaagcaaaagtCGTGAGAAGTGTGGCGttcctttttcctgttgtatACCTGATCCTGCT caaaAAGTTGTGAATACACAGTGTGGCTATGATGTCAGGAAGAAG AGCAAGAGTCAATGGGATGATCAGATTTTTGTCAAAGGATGTATTCTTGCACTTGAAGCTTGGTTACCCCGAAATATCTACATTGTTGCAGGTGTCTTCATAGCTATCTCACTGCTCCAG aTTTTTGGGATTTTCCTAGCCAGGACGTTGATTTCTGATATTGAAGCTGTAAAGGCAGGTAATGCCTTCTGA